A genomic segment from Pseudoxanthomonas sp. CF385 encodes:
- the rodA gene encoding rod shape-determining protein RodA: MTDLLRWGLDLLRYLLRTLDWPLLGALLALMAVGLAVLYSAGGEALGARLVLAQGVRFGVGLAAMWALSRVTPVRLRAWTPGVFAVALVPLVLVLFIGTGKHGAHWIDLKFFYLQPSELLKIALPMMLAWYLHREPLPPGWRTTMVSALLIGLPTGLILLQPDFGTAMLVAASGVFGLYLAGLSWWWFITAGVLGGTAVGLVMFAPISWFSFLREYQQNRILTFRDPENDPLGAGWNILQSKIAIGGGGWTGKGWGQGSQSHLDYLPEHTTDFIFSVLSEEFGWVGVAVVLLLYLFVVGRCLWIAMDARDTYSRLVAGTLGMALFVYVIVNGGMVSGLLPVVGVPMPLLSYGGTSAVSLLAGLGLVMAVRAHRPVHGY, from the coding sequence ATGACCGACCTGTTGCGCTGGGGACTGGACCTGCTGCGTTACCTGCTGCGCACGCTGGACTGGCCGCTGCTGGGCGCGCTGCTGGCGCTGATGGCGGTCGGCCTGGCCGTGCTGTACAGCGCCGGCGGCGAAGCGCTCGGTGCGCGGCTCGTGCTGGCGCAGGGCGTGCGTTTCGGCGTGGGCCTGGCGGCGATGTGGGCGTTGTCGCGCGTCACTCCGGTGCGCTTGCGCGCGTGGACGCCGGGCGTGTTCGCGGTCGCGCTGGTGCCGCTGGTGCTGGTGCTGTTCATCGGCACCGGCAAGCACGGTGCGCACTGGATCGACCTGAAGTTCTTCTACCTGCAACCCTCGGAGCTGCTGAAGATCGCATTGCCGATGATGCTGGCCTGGTACCTCCACCGCGAGCCGCTGCCGCCGGGCTGGCGCACGACGATGGTGTCCGCGTTGCTGATCGGCCTGCCGACCGGCCTGATCCTGCTGCAGCCCGACTTCGGCACGGCCATGTTGGTCGCGGCCAGCGGTGTGTTCGGCCTCTACCTGGCGGGCCTGTCGTGGTGGTGGTTCATCACCGCGGGCGTGCTCGGTGGCACCGCCGTGGGGCTGGTGATGTTCGCGCCCATCTCCTGGTTCTCTTTCCTGCGCGAATACCAGCAGAACCGCATCCTGACCTTCCGCGATCCGGAGAACGATCCGCTGGGCGCGGGCTGGAACATCCTGCAGTCCAAGATCGCGATCGGCGGTGGCGGCTGGACCGGCAAAGGCTGGGGCCAGGGTTCGCAGTCGCACCTGGATTACCTGCCCGAGCACACCACCGACTTCATCTTCTCCGTGCTGTCGGAGGAGTTCGGCTGGGTAGGCGTGGCCGTGGTGCTGCTGCTGTACCTGTTTGTCGTCGGCCGCTGCCTGTGGATCGCGATGGATGCGCGCGACACGTACTCGCGCCTGGTCGCCGGCACGCTGGGCATGGCGCTGTTCGTCTACGTGATCGTCAACGGCGGCATGGTCTCGGGCCTGTTGCCGGTGGTGGGCGTGCCGATGCCGTTGCTGAGTTACGGCGGCACGTCGGCGGTGTCGTTGCTCGCCGGCCTGGGCCTGGTGATGGCGGTGCGTGCGCACCGGCCCGTGCACGGGTATTGA
- the mltB gene encoding lytic murein transglycosylase B, which produces MMRRVLPCLLVLALASCATPQPPPPGSSATPPADATKTPAETSVERVADVPPEALAPVDFPTARAQFVRDTAAKYGIAPADIEATLGKAQFLDSVVAAMSRPAERVKSWSEYRVGFLTQTRIDGGRAFLAQHRDELARVEQQYGVPPEVIVSIIGVETNYGGFTGRHKVLDALYTLAFRYPRSGNPERVAYEYRREQFFRDELAQLFALGREEQLDIATLTGSYAGAMGLGQFMPSSYREFAVDGNGDGRRDLFTTYPDIFASIANYFRKKGGERGGWVPGGAVVARAQLQDGYAEFNPETWTPDYTLAQLAEKGYRPLDPVVPDATATLVQLDGADGKQYWLGFQNYYAITRYNNSKMYAMAVYQLSQAIAGREIPPA; this is translated from the coding sequence ATGATGCGACGCGTACTTCCCTGTCTGTTGGTGCTGGCCCTTGCGTCCTGCGCCACACCGCAACCGCCGCCGCCGGGTTCCTCGGCGACTCCTCCCGCCGATGCGACGAAAACGCCTGCCGAGACCTCGGTGGAGCGCGTGGCCGACGTGCCGCCGGAGGCGCTCGCGCCGGTCGACTTCCCCACCGCACGCGCACAGTTCGTGCGCGACACCGCGGCGAAGTACGGCATCGCGCCGGCCGACATCGAGGCGACGCTGGGCAAGGCACAGTTCCTCGACAGCGTGGTCGCGGCCATGTCGCGGCCCGCCGAGCGGGTGAAGTCGTGGAGCGAGTACCGCGTGGGCTTCCTCACCCAGACGCGCATCGACGGCGGGCGGGCGTTCCTCGCCCAGCACCGCGACGAACTCGCGCGCGTCGAGCAGCAGTACGGCGTGCCACCGGAAGTGATCGTCTCGATCATCGGCGTGGAGACCAACTACGGCGGGTTCACCGGCCGGCACAAGGTGCTGGATGCGCTGTACACGCTGGCCTTCCGCTATCCGCGCAGCGGCAATCCCGAGCGCGTCGCCTACGAGTACCGCCGCGAGCAGTTCTTCCGCGACGAACTGGCGCAGCTGTTCGCGCTGGGCCGCGAGGAGCAGCTGGACATCGCCACGTTGACCGGCAGCTACGCGGGCGCGATGGGGCTGGGCCAGTTCATGCCGTCGAGCTACCGCGAGTTCGCGGTGGACGGCAACGGCGACGGCCGCCGCGATCTCTTCACGACGTATCCGGACATCTTCGCCTCCATCGCCAACTACTTCCGCAAGAAGGGCGGCGAGCGCGGTGGCTGGGTGCCCGGCGGTGCCGTGGTCGCACGCGCGCAGCTGCAGGACGGCTACGCGGAGTTCAACCCGGAGACCTGGACGCCGGACTACACGCTGGCGCAGTTGGCCGAGAAGGGCTATCGCCCGCTCGATCCGGTGGTGCCCGACGCGACCGCCACACTGGTGCAGCTGGACGGCGCCGACGGCAAGCAGTACTGGCTGGGCTTCCAGAACTACTACGCGA